One genomic segment of Aquipluma nitroreducens includes these proteins:
- a CDS encoding CBS domain-containing protein has translation MIAQNLLSEVVPPLRLTDNGQKALNWMEIFRISHLPVVDGKRLVGLISDKIIYDLNIIDKPVGEYSDHLLSPHIHTNQHIYEVFNAISVLKLSAVPVLDLYDQYCGVITVFDLAQKFAELVAVQEPGGVIVLELNSIDYSLSQIAQIVEGNDAKILSFYISPEVESKRMTVTLKINVVDLSAIIQTFVRYDYNIIAVYMDDSVINEMYDDRLDQLFRFMNI, from the coding sequence ATGATCGCACAAAACCTGCTTTCTGAAGTTGTTCCTCCTTTGCGTCTGACTGATAATGGTCAGAAGGCTTTGAATTGGATGGAAATTTTCAGGATTTCGCATCTGCCGGTTGTCGATGGGAAGCGTTTGGTTGGATTGATATCGGATAAAATTATTTATGACCTGAATATTATAGACAAGCCCGTTGGTGAATATTCAGATCATTTGCTTTCGCCTCACATCCATACAAATCAACATATCTACGAAGTTTTTAATGCCATTTCAGTTCTCAAATTAAGTGCTGTTCCGGTGCTCGATTTGTACGATCAATATTGTGGTGTAATAACTGTTTTTGATTTGGCTCAAAAATTTGCTGAACTGGTTGCGGTTCAAGAGCCGGGAGGAGTAATTGTGCTTGAATTAAATTCGATTGATTATTCACTATCGCAAATTGCTCAGATTGTTGAAGGCAATGATGCGAAGATTTTGAGCTTTTACATTTCTCCTGAAGTTGAATCGAAACGAATGACAGTAACTTTGAAGATAAATGTGGTTGATTTGTCAGCAATTATTCAAACCTTTGTTCGTTACGATTATAACATTATCGCGGTTTATATGGATGATTCTGTAATTAATGAAATGTATGACGATCGCCTTGATCAGTTGTTTCGGTTTATGAATATTTAA
- a CDS encoding pyridoxine 5'-phosphate synthase, translating into MTRLSVNINKIATLRNSRGGNTPSVLDAAINCQKFGAQGITVHPRPDERHIRRQDVFDIRPIITTEFNIEGYPSEDFIQMVIDVKAHQVTLVPDSHDQLTSDHGWDTIKHMDFLKEVIARFKEAGIRTSIFVDPDLSAIEGAKETGTNRIELYTEPFATMYPVDPISAVAPFKEAANLAHKLGLGINAGHDLSLKNLRFFHDHVPFLDEVSIGHALIADALYMGLRSTIQDYLSCL; encoded by the coding sequence ATGACCAGACTAAGTGTAAATATAAACAAAATAGCAACATTACGAAATTCGCGTGGAGGAAATACCCCAAGCGTTTTAGATGCGGCTATCAACTGTCAAAAATTTGGTGCTCAGGGAATTACAGTTCATCCAAGACCTGACGAAAGACACATTCGTCGTCAGGATGTATTTGATATTAGACCAATTATCACTACTGAATTTAACATTGAAGGCTATCCCAGTGAAGATTTTATCCAGATGGTAATCGATGTAAAAGCGCATCAGGTGACCCTTGTTCCCGACTCGCACGACCAATTAACATCCGATCACGGTTGGGATACCATCAAACACATGGATTTCCTGAAAGAAGTTATCGCCCGTTTCAAAGAAGCCGGAATCCGGACTTCTATTTTTGTTGATCCCGATTTATCTGCAATAGAAGGAGCGAAAGAAACAGGCACCAACCGCATTGAATTATACACAGAGCCTTTCGCAACAATGTATCCAGTCGATCCAATCAGCGCTGTTGCCCCGTTTAAAGAAGCAGCAAATCTGGCTCACAAACTTGGATTGGGAATCAATGCCGGACACGATTTAAGCCTAAAAAATCTTCGCTTCTTCCACGATCATGTTCCTTTTCTTGACGAAGTTTCCATCGGTCACGCACTCATCGCCGATGCACTTTACATGGGTTTGAGAAGCACAATCCAGGATTACCTCTCTTGTTTGTAA
- a CDS encoding OmpH family outer membrane protein — protein sequence MRKLVIITGILLLATVTTFAQKFAYVDTEYILENIPSYKAAQEQLDQLSGQYQKELESMHAELEQMYKDFQSESVLLSDEMKRKREDVIVTKEKEYKELQRKYFGREGDLFKKRKGLVKPIQDDIFNAIQEISTEGSYAVIFDKANGLTLIYTNPKFDLSDQVLTKLGYKN from the coding sequence ATGAGGAAATTAGTTATTATCACAGGGATTTTATTACTGGCAACAGTAACTACATTTGCACAGAAATTTGCCTACGTTGATACAGAATACATTCTGGAAAACATTCCGTCTTATAAAGCAGCGCAGGAACAGTTGGATCAGTTATCCGGGCAATATCAGAAGGAACTGGAATCGATGCATGCCGAATTAGAACAGATGTACAAGGACTTTCAATCTGAAAGTGTGTTGCTTTCGGATGAAATGAAACGTAAACGTGAAGATGTGATTGTCACCAAAGAAAAGGAATACAAAGAGTTGCAGCGCAAATACTTTGGTAGGGAAGGTGATTTGTTTAAAAAGCGCAAGGGATTGGTAAAGCCAATTCAGGACGATATATTTAATGCGATTCAGGAAATCTCGACTGAAGGAAGTTATGCTGTGATATTTGATAAAGCGAATGGACTTACATTAATCTATACAAATCCAAAATTTGATCTTTCCGATCAGGTTTTGACCAAACTTGGGTATAAAAATTAA
- the murI gene encoding glutamate racemase, producing MSHQFQPIGVFDSGYGGLTILKEFINVIPEYDFIYLGDNARAPYGSRSFEVVYEYTLQAVTKLFEMGCPLVILACNTASAKALRNIQMNDLPQMDPNLRVLGVIRPAVEAIGDFTRNGHVGILGTTGTVLSNSYPIELEKWANGKVVKTTQEACPIWVPLVENNEIDSPGTEYFVSKNINNLLLADPEIDSIILGCTHYPLLLPVIQKFVPEDIQLLEQGKVVSSKLVEYLSRHPEMDQRCSKSGIVKYYTTENVEIFEKNAATFIGQRVKCEKVILK from the coding sequence ATGTCACATCAATTTCAACCCATCGGAGTTTTTGATTCAGGATATGGCGGATTAACCATCCTGAAAGAATTCATCAACGTTATACCCGAATACGATTTCATTTATTTGGGCGATAATGCACGGGCACCATATGGTTCGCGTTCGTTTGAGGTTGTATATGAATATACATTACAGGCAGTGACCAAACTTTTTGAAATGGGATGCCCCTTGGTTATTCTGGCGTGCAATACTGCATCTGCCAAAGCGCTCCGGAATATTCAGATGAATGATCTGCCTCAGATGGATCCAAACCTGAGGGTTTTAGGCGTTATTCGCCCCGCTGTTGAGGCGATAGGTGATTTTACCCGGAATGGGCATGTAGGGATACTGGGAACCACCGGAACAGTGCTTTCGAACTCTTACCCAATAGAGCTGGAGAAATGGGCCAACGGGAAAGTTGTGAAAACGACCCAAGAAGCTTGTCCAATATGGGTTCCTTTGGTCGAAAATAATGAGATCGATTCACCGGGAACCGAATACTTTGTTTCGAAGAATATTAATAATTTATTGTTGGCTGATCCTGAGATTGATTCAATTATTTTGGGTTGCACGCATTATCCTTTATTATTGCCTGTTATTCAGAAGTTTGTTCCTGAAGATATTCAACTTTTAGAACAGGGCAAGGTTGTGAGCAGCAAGTTGGTAGAATACTTAAGTCGTCATCCTGAAATGGATCAAAGATGCTCGAAATCAGGAATCGTAAAATATTACACTACTGAGAATGTTGAAATTTTCGAAAAAAATGCGGCCACATTCATCGGGCAACGAGTGAAATGCGAAAAGGTGATATTGAAATAG
- a CDS encoding MFS transporter codes for MENVNQKRLFIAACLALLVTAITFAIRAKIEGVFSTDYGLTKEQIGYAFGPAFWGFAVAMFAGGFIIDLVKTKTIIRMAFGMHLIGIVLLLLAKDMTSLFIANVFIGFGNGSVEAACNPLIATLFPNNKTKMLNRFHVWFPGGIVIGGILAWLVMDTLNLRWEILVSLLFIPLAIYGFLFWGQKIPETERVSSGVSYKEMMRNVGAPFTIIATVIVMILIASVPSLSLNFDSIYPYIAVGIILILVLIEGRAINKISLLFPLVLFCMLLTASTELGTTQWINALLETNGINPMIILVVVTGIMAIGRYFAGGLIHRLNPTGVLLGSSVIATVGLWLLSISNGAAMTLLSAAVFAVGVCYFWPTMIGVASEYVPKSGALGMSILGGAGFVATSMVLPIMGKSIETSGPQTTLRNMSILPVILIIAFIGLSIIIKKKFPKTK; via the coding sequence ATGGAAAATGTAAATCAAAAAAGACTATTTATTGCAGCTTGTCTGGCGCTATTAGTTACAGCAATTACTTTTGCTATCAGGGCTAAAATTGAGGGCGTTTTTTCAACTGACTATGGCTTAACTAAAGAGCAAATTGGCTATGCATTTGGACCGGCTTTCTGGGGATTTGCTGTTGCCATGTTTGCTGGTGGTTTTATTATTGACCTTGTAAAAACCAAAACAATAATTAGGATGGCTTTTGGAATGCACTTAATTGGAATTGTGCTTTTACTGTTAGCTAAAGACATGACTTCATTATTTATTGCAAATGTTTTTATTGGTTTCGGAAATGGTAGTGTTGAAGCTGCATGCAATCCGCTTATTGCCACTTTATTTCCCAATAACAAAACAAAAATGCTAAATCGGTTTCATGTTTGGTTTCCTGGCGGAATTGTAATTGGAGGAATACTGGCTTGGCTAGTTATGGATACACTCAACCTTCGCTGGGAGATATTGGTAAGCCTTTTATTCATTCCATTGGCAATATACGGGTTTCTATTTTGGGGACAGAAAATTCCGGAAACAGAACGTGTTTCGAGTGGTGTAAGCTACAAAGAGATGATGAGGAATGTTGGTGCCCCATTTACAATAATTGCAACCGTGATAGTAATGATCTTGATTGCATCTGTTCCATCATTAAGCTTAAATTTCGACAGTATTTATCCTTATATCGCCGTTGGCATTATTTTGATTTTGGTCCTTATTGAAGGAAGAGCAATCAATAAAATCAGTTTATTATTTCCTTTGGTGCTGTTTTGTATGTTGTTAACCGCCTCCACCGAGTTGGGGACAACACAATGGATTAATGCACTACTGGAGACCAACGGAATCAATCCAATGATTATACTGGTTGTTGTAACAGGAATTATGGCCATTGGGCGTTATTTCGCCGGAGGTCTGATACACCGTTTAAATCCAACAGGAGTTTTACTGGGATCATCAGTGATCGCTACTGTAGGTTTATGGTTGCTCAGTATTTCCAATGGTGCTGCTATGACCTTACTTTCAGCAGCAGTGTTTGCCGTTGGTGTCTGTTATTTCTGGCCAACTATGATTGGCGTAGCGTCGGAGTATGTGCCCAAAAGTGGCGCATTGGGAATGTCAATTTTGGGTGGGGCCGGCTTTGTTGCCACCTCCATGGTTTTACCAATTATGGGAAAATCAATCGAAACATCAGGTCCTCAAACCACTTTAAGAAACATGTCCATCTTACCCGTTATTTTGATTATTGCTTTTATTGGACTTTCAATAATTATTAAAAAGAAATTCCCTAAAACAAAATAA
- a CDS encoding OmpH family outer membrane protein, producing the protein MKSVFKICVLGILLLSAGFANAQAPKFGHIDLQALVQIMPERATAEKQFTAYQKELEDALGVMQKDFQTLYMDYAAKRDSLSETVRKMKEDDLNAKNERIQTYQQNAQQQLQTKQAELLKPVFDKADKAIKEVGAEKGLVYVFDMSSRVILYNSKESVDILPFVKTKLGIQ; encoded by the coding sequence ATGAAAAGTGTTTTCAAAATTTGTGTTTTAGGGATTCTGTTGCTTTCAGCAGGTTTTGCCAATGCTCAGGCTCCAAAATTTGGTCATATCGATTTGCAGGCTCTTGTACAGATTATGCCAGAGAGAGCTACTGCTGAGAAACAATTTACCGCCTATCAGAAGGAGTTGGAAGATGCACTTGGTGTTATGCAGAAGGATTTCCAAACACTATACATGGATTATGCCGCAAAAAGAGATTCTTTGTCGGAGACCGTGAGAAAAATGAAGGAAGATGATTTGAATGCTAAAAATGAACGGATTCAGACATACCAACAAAATGCACAACAGCAGCTCCAGACTAAACAGGCTGAACTGTTAAAACCAGTATTTGATAAGGCTGATAAAGCCATTAAGGAGGTAGGTGCCGAAAAAGGTTTAGTTTATGTATTCGACATGAGTTCACGGGTAATTCTTTATAATTCAAAAGAAAGTGTTGATATTCTTCCTTTTGTAAAGACTAAATTGGGAATTCAATAA
- a CDS encoding NAD kinase: protein MKIALYGQTVNPEFFEELLGLFFLLKEKQIESFIYRPFLEYLHMDCGIYPEVTGQFDDSNDLPDDISYMFSLGGDGTFLKSFLVAKNGSIPLVGINSGRLGFLSDISRDEIDSAVSDILAGDILIDERTVLELEIVSNKQSVFQYALNEIAVTKLDSSSMINIHTYMNDEFLNTYWADGLIIATPTGSTAYSLSVGGPILTPDSENFVISPIAPHNLTVRPMVVPDHHSITLKVEGRGLHFLASIDSKSEPIYFTESLLIRKAPFKVKTIRLKDHSFFSTLRNKLMWGVDKRN from the coding sequence ATGAAGATAGCACTATACGGACAGACAGTTAATCCTGAATTTTTTGAGGAATTGTTGGGACTATTCTTTTTGTTGAAAGAAAAGCAGATTGAAAGTTTTATTTATCGGCCATTTCTGGAATACTTACACATGGACTGTGGAATTTATCCTGAAGTTACTGGCCAGTTTGATGATAGCAACGATTTACCTGACGATATTAGTTATATGTTCAGTTTGGGTGGCGACGGTACATTTTTGAAATCTTTTTTGGTCGCTAAAAACGGTTCAATACCGTTGGTGGGTATTAATTCCGGCAGATTGGGTTTCCTTTCTGATATTTCAAGAGATGAGATTGATAGCGCGGTGAGTGATATATTGGCAGGAGATATTTTAATTGATGAACGCACCGTACTTGAACTGGAAATTGTATCCAACAAACAGTCTGTTTTTCAATATGCCTTGAACGAAATAGCAGTTACCAAGCTCGATTCTTCATCGATGATCAATATTCATACCTACATGAATGACGAATTCTTGAATACGTATTGGGCTGATGGACTAATTATTGCTACGCCAACAGGTTCCACGGCTTATTCATTGAGTGTAGGTGGTCCTATTCTGACACCAGATTCTGAGAATTTTGTGATAAGCCCAATTGCTCCGCATAATTTAACCGTCAGGCCAATGGTTGTTCCCGATCACCATTCCATCACTTTAAAGGTTGAAGGTCGTGGCCTTCATTTTCTTGCATCGATTGACTCCAAGTCAGAACCTATATATTTTACCGAATCTCTTCTAATTCGGAAGGCTCCCTTTAAAGTCAAGACTATCAGACTCAAGGATCACAGCTTCTTCTCAACGCTTCGTAATAAGCTCATGTGGGGCGTGGATAAACGGAATTGA
- the bamA gene encoding outer membrane protein assembly factor BamA yields the protein MHKIKLFIVLLLISVKVFSQEAESDSTNFSIYYSSPKEYVISGLDVRGIRYLDTQVLLQISGLAIGDKITVPGDAVTNAIKKLWNHGLFSDVKITADKIVGDNIWLRINLQERPRLADVNFSGVSKSEKDDITKKVLLLKGSQVTDNQLRTAEKIIKNIFLDKGFLNTTVNVLQRDDTTQTNSVILDINVDKKEKVKVSEIVFHGNENLKSGMLEKSMKKTKAKKIKNFFSSKKFLTEKYDEDKINLIKKYNEKGYRDATVTKDSITKLDNDKVRLDLWIEEGNKYFFRDIKWVGNTIYPSEYLSARLGIKKGDVFDQKLLDKRTKDDEDAVSSDYLDHGYLFFNLTPMETRVDADSIDLEMRIQEGRQATIDKIIISGNTKTNEHVARRELRTLPGDLFSKADIIRTVRELSQLGHFDPEAINPDVRPHPENGTVDINYELVEKANDQIELSGGWGANMFVGTIGLKFSNFSVRNILNKEAWRPLPTGDGQALSLRAQTSGKFYKSYSFTFTEPWFGGRKPNSFTLSFSHSKVNYSANNSYSSMYNDPYSSYGGYGGGYGGYGGYGSSYGGYSPYGYGYGGYGSSYDYGTNYTYTDQSSANDQIQITSAVSMGYGYRLRWPDDYFTMYHEVSFQHYQLQNMAGYYYFLNDGSGTGNGGFNNFSFKTAFGRNSMDNPLYTRRGSSFTLSLQLTPPYSLLNGVDYSKVGLSERYKWIEYHKWMFKGDWYSPLSKNTNLVLHTKFEYGFLGHYNKYRQSPFEGFRVGGSGMSGYNLYGSDIVSLRGYKDYSLSSSQGSNIYNKLSMELRYPVILKPSSTIYVLGFLEAGNAWNDFSDYNPFKLHRSAGAGVRIFLPMFGLMGIDWGYGFDQVPGQSDAAGSQFHFVIGQQF from the coding sequence ATGCATAAAATAAAACTGTTTATTGTTCTGCTGTTAATCAGCGTAAAAGTATTTTCCCAAGAAGCTGAAAGTGACAGCACAAACTTTTCCATCTATTATTCGAGTCCAAAGGAATATGTAATTAGTGGTTTAGATGTTCGGGGAATACGATACCTGGATACACAGGTATTATTACAGATTTCAGGACTTGCCATTGGCGACAAAATTACAGTTCCAGGTGATGCAGTAACTAATGCAATCAAGAAACTCTGGAATCATGGTTTGTTCTCTGATGTAAAGATTACTGCTGACAAAATTGTAGGTGATAATATTTGGCTTCGTATTAATTTGCAGGAACGTCCACGACTTGCCGATGTGAATTTTAGTGGTGTTTCAAAGTCGGAAAAGGACGATATTACCAAGAAAGTTTTACTTCTAAAAGGCAGTCAGGTTACCGATAATCAGTTACGTACAGCTGAAAAAATTATCAAGAATATTTTTCTTGATAAAGGATTTTTGAATACGACCGTTAATGTTCTTCAACGTGACGATACCACACAAACCAATAGTGTTATTCTTGATATTAATGTCGATAAAAAGGAAAAAGTAAAAGTTAGTGAAATTGTCTTTCACGGAAACGAAAACCTTAAATCGGGTATGCTCGAGAAATCGATGAAAAAGACTAAGGCAAAAAAGATCAAGAACTTTTTTAGCTCTAAGAAATTTCTGACAGAAAAATATGATGAGGATAAAATAAACCTGATTAAAAAGTATAATGAAAAAGGTTATCGTGATGCCACTGTAACCAAAGATTCAATCACAAAACTCGATAACGACAAGGTTCGTTTAGACCTCTGGATTGAGGAAGGTAATAAGTACTTTTTCCGCGATATTAAATGGGTTGGGAATACAATATATCCAAGTGAATATTTGTCAGCCCGACTTGGAATTAAAAAAGGAGATGTTTTTGATCAGAAGTTATTGGATAAACGGACGAAAGACGATGAAGATGCTGTAAGTAGTGATTATTTAGATCATGGCTATTTATTCTTTAACCTCACGCCCATGGAAACACGTGTGGATGCAGATTCTATTGATCTTGAAATGCGCATACAGGAAGGGCGTCAGGCTACAATCGATAAAATTATTATCTCCGGGAATACCAAAACAAATGAACATGTAGCACGTCGCGAGCTCAGAACTTTGCCAGGTGATCTTTTTAGCAAAGCCGATATTATTCGTACTGTAAGGGAGTTATCTCAGCTAGGTCATTTCGATCCTGAAGCGATTAATCCTGACGTGAGACCTCATCCTGAAAACGGGACTGTGGATATAAATTACGAATTGGTCGAAAAAGCGAACGATCAGATTGAGCTTTCAGGAGGTTGGGGTGCAAATATGTTTGTCGGAACCATTGGTCTGAAATTCTCGAATTTTTCTGTTCGAAACATTTTGAATAAAGAAGCTTGGAGACCGCTACCGACCGGTGACGGGCAGGCATTAAGCCTCAGGGCACAAACAAGTGGAAAGTTTTATAAATCGTATAGTTTTACTTTTACTGAACCTTGGTTTGGAGGCAGGAAACCTAATTCGTTTACGCTTTCGTTTTCTCACTCTAAAGTAAATTATTCGGCAAATAATTCATACAGTAGCATGTATAACGATCCATACAGTAGTTATGGTGGTTATGGTGGCGGTTATGGAGGTTACGGCGGTTATGGTAGTAGTTATGGTGGTTATTCACCTTATGGGTATGGCTATGGAGGTTACGGTAGCTCTTACGATTATGGCACGAATTATACCTATACTGATCAATCATCGGCTAATGATCAAATCCAAATAACTTCTGCTGTATCAATGGGATATGGTTATCGTTTACGTTGGCCCGATGATTATTTTACCATGTACCACGAGGTTTCATTTCAGCACTATCAGTTGCAGAATATGGCCGGGTATTATTATTTTCTGAACGATGGCTCTGGAACAGGAAATGGAGGTTTTAATAATTTCAGTTTTAAAACGGCATTTGGCCGGAATTCGATGGATAATCCATTGTATACCCGTAGAGGATCGAGCTTTACTTTATCTCTTCAATTGACTCCACCGTACTCGCTTCTTAATGGAGTCGATTACAGTAAAGTGGGATTGTCGGAACGATATAAATGGATTGAATATCATAAATGGATGTTTAAAGGCGATTGGTATTCACCACTATCGAAAAACACGAATTTAGTTTTACATACCAAATTTGAATATGGTTTCTTGGGCCATTATAACAAATACAGGCAGTCACCTTTTGAAGGATTTCGCGTTGGAGGATCGGGTATGTCAGGATATAATCTTTACGGAAGCGACATTGTTTCACTTCGTGGTTACAAAGATTACAGTCTGAGTAGTTCTCAAGGGTCGAATATTTACAATAAGCTTTCTATGGAACTCAGGTATCCGGTTATCCTGAAACCATCTTCAACCATCTATGTACTCGGATTTCTTGAAGCTGGTAATGCATGGAACGATTTTAGCGATTACAACCCTTTCAAACTTCACCGTTCGGCTGGTGCAGGAGTTCGGATCTTTTTACCAATGTTTGGTTTAATGGGTATCGACTGGGGATATGGCTTCGATCAGGTTCCTGGCCAAAGCGATGCCGCCGGAAGTCAGTTTCATTTCGTAATTGGTCAGCAATTTTAA
- a CDS encoding isoprenyl transferase, which yields MSFKDKLIKDKVPKHVAIIMDGNGRWAAQFGNERTFGHEHGVDAVRSVVEGAGEIGVEYLTLYAFSTENWSRPKEEVDALMGLFVQAISEETDELLKNNVRLRAIGDISSLPINVQEKFLWSIDKLKSCTGLTLVIAISYSSKWEIIEAVRQIAEQVKLGKIQPSEIDNSLMECYLNTSEMPDPELLIRTSGECRISNFLLWQIAYSELYFTPKLWPDFRKEDLFEAIFDFQNRERRFGKTGQQLIS from the coding sequence ATGTCATTTAAAGATAAACTGATAAAGGATAAAGTACCAAAACATGTTGCCATCATTATGGATGGAAACGGTCGTTGGGCTGCTCAATTTGGCAATGAACGAACCTTCGGCCACGAACACGGTGTTGATGCAGTGCGTTCAGTTGTTGAAGGTGCCGGAGAAATAGGCGTTGAATATTTAACACTATATGCTTTCTCTACCGAGAATTGGTCTCGTCCAAAAGAGGAAGTTGATGCTTTGATGGGATTATTTGTTCAGGCGATTTCTGAAGAAACCGATGAATTATTGAAAAATAATGTTCGACTTCGTGCCATTGGCGACATTTCCAGTTTGCCTATAAATGTTCAGGAAAAATTTTTGTGGTCGATAGATAAATTGAAATCTTGCACTGGTTTAACTCTTGTAATTGCAATCAGTTATAGTTCGAAATGGGAAATCATTGAGGCGGTCAGGCAAATCGCAGAACAAGTAAAACTTGGGAAAATTCAACCTTCAGAAATCGATAATAGCCTCATGGAATGCTATCTTAATACTTCTGAAATGCCCGATCCTGAATTATTAATTCGAACAAGCGGCGAATGCAGAATAAGCAATTTCTTATTGTGGCAAATTGCATACAGCGAATTATATTTTACGCCTAAATTATGGCCCGATTTTCGAAAAGAAGATTTATTTGAAGCCATTTTTGATTTTCAGAATAGAGAAAGACGGTTTGGTAAAACGGGCCAACAACTTATAAGTTAA
- the porG gene encoding type IX secretion system protein PorG yields the protein MKQLFVIFLIGFLAIKALAQPSVDIGVFGGGGTYLGDMTKVDFQKSINPAYGGFVRYNFNPRYALRFNVINGTIGAEGEYDYQLYNPDPTDLFWSFSKNVLDISLNFEWNYLKYIVGDKETPWSTFIYGGIGIQTFKYSIQTVNGINDGSELAPTIPFGLGVKYNLSKRWGIGFEGGLRKSLSDKLDNLDDPLNYVNADNIQIKYTDQLHNNDWTAYMGIHLVYKLIYGNQNWELRTVKERNMIDWGIKNKNRRE from the coding sequence ATGAAGCAATTATTTGTAATTTTTCTTATAGGATTTCTGGCAATTAAGGCACTTGCGCAACCAAGTGTTGATATCGGTGTTTTCGGAGGAGGAGGTACCTATTTGGGTGACATGACAAAGGTTGATTTCCAGAAATCCATTAATCCAGCATATGGCGGTTTTGTCAGATACAATTTTAATCCGAGGTACGCATTACGGTTTAATGTAATTAATGGAACGATTGGAGCCGAAGGCGAATATGATTATCAGCTTTATAATCCTGATCCAACAGATCTTTTTTGGAGTTTTAGCAAGAATGTACTTGATATTTCATTGAACTTTGAATGGAATTACCTTAAATATATTGTTGGCGATAAAGAAACTCCCTGGTCGACCTTTATTTATGGTGGAATTGGAATACAGACATTTAAATACAGCATTCAAACCGTTAATGGGATCAATGATGGTTCAGAATTAGCTCCAACCATCCCGTTTGGCCTTGGTGTCAAATATAATCTAAGCAAAAGATGGGGAATTGGATTCGAAGGCGGTTTGCGAAAATCGCTCTCAGACAAGTTAGATAATCTGGATGATCCACTGAATTATGTTAATGCAGACAATATTCAAATTAAATATACCGATCAGCTTCATAACAATGACTGGACAGCATATATGGGTATTCATCTGGTCTATAAATTAATTTACGGAAATCAGAATTGGGAATTGAGGACCGTAAAAGAACGTAACATGATAGATTGGGGAATTAAGAATAAAAATAGAAGGGAGTAA
- a CDS encoding nucleotidyltransferase family protein: protein MKPTLLILAAGMGSRFGGLKQIEPVGPNGETILEYSVYDAIRAGFGKVVFVIRESFAESFKTRFESKLAGKIEISYVYQETNMLPEGFQLPEGREKPWGTGHAVLMAKDAISEPFAVINADDFYGAEAYRVIAEYLTQAITPEKYAMVGYRLNNTLSEFGSVSRGICVTDENNRLTKITETHKIRPEGGEILCESEENKTIKLTGHETVSMNFWGFHPSIFENIETQFIDFLTNHINQPKSEFYIPFVVFEMIKTGLISVEVLHADSPWFGVTYQEDKPFVIEQIQNLTDRGIYPAKLW from the coding sequence ATGAAACCAACTCTTTTAATTCTTGCGGCTGGTATGGGTAGTCGTTTTGGCGGACTAAAACAAATAGAACCTGTTGGCCCAAATGGTGAAACAATTTTGGAATATTCAGTTTATGATGCGATCAGAGCTGGCTTTGGCAAAGTAGTCTTTGTTATTCGTGAAAGTTTTGCAGAAAGTTTTAAAACCCGCTTTGAATCCAAGCTTGCAGGTAAAATTGAAATCAGCTATGTATATCAGGAAACCAATATGCTCCCTGAAGGATTTCAGTTGCCTGAGGGACGTGAAAAACCTTGGGGAACTGGCCATGCTGTGTTGATGGCAAAAGATGCTATTAGCGAACCGTTTGCCGTGATAAATGCCGATGATTTTTATGGAGCTGAAGCATACCGGGTCATTGCTGAATATTTGACACAAGCAATTACTCCAGAAAAATATGCAATGGTAGGTTACCGTTTAAACAATACCTTATCTGAATTTGGATCCGTTTCAAGGGGAATCTGTGTAACTGACGAGAATAATCGATTAACTAAAATCACAGAGACGCATAAAATAAGACCTGAAGGAGGCGAAATACTCTGCGAATCGGAGGAGAATAAAACGATTAAATTAACCGGACATGAAACCGTATCGATGAATTTCTGGGGATTTCATCCTTCGATCTTTGAAAACATAGAAACCCAATTCATTGACTTCTTAACAAACCATATTAATCAGCCTAAATCGGAATTCTACATCCCTTTTGTTGTTTTCGAAATGATTAAAACCGGACTGATTAGCGTTGAAGTTTTACATGCAGATTCTCCCTGGTTTGGAGTTACTTATCAGGAAGATAAACCATTTGTGATTGAACAAATACAAAATTTGACTGATCGGGGAATCTATCCCGCGAAACTTTGGTAA